The Capra hircus breed San Clemente chromosome 2, ASM170441v1, whole genome shotgun sequence genome window below encodes:
- the SRSF4 gene encoding serine/arginine-rich splicing factor 4 isoform X1, with the protein MPRVYIGRLSYQARERDVERFFKGYGKILEVDLKNGYGFVEFDDLRDADDAVYELNGKDLCGERVIVEHARGPRRDGSYGSGRSGYGYRRSGRDKYGPPTRTEYRLIVENLSSRCSWQDLKDYMRQAGEVTYADAHKGRKNEGVIEFVSYSDMKRALEKLDGTEVNGRKIRLVEDKPGSRRRRSYSRSRSHSRSRSRSRHSRKSRSRSGSSKSSHSKSRSRSRSGSRSRSKSRSRSQSRSRSKKEKSRSPSKDKSRSRSRSADKRRSKSKDPAEEKVQNSDRTGKSKSRSRSRCKSKSRSPSRRKSKSRSPSRRKSKSRSPSRRKSKSRSRSQERGAEEARGSASRSRSKEKSLRKSRSRSQGGSRSRSRSKSKDKRKGRKRSREESRSRSRSKSERSRKRGGKRDSKSGSGGGSGSSKKKKKEDADRSQSRSRSRSGSKERERAKSESGQREGRGEGEDAGANQETRSRSRSNSKSKPNLPSESRSRSKSASKTRSRSRSGSRSPSRSRSRSHSRS; encoded by the exons ATATGGGTTTGTGGAGTTTGATGATCTGCGAGATGCAGATGATGCTGTTTATGAGCTGAATGGCAAAGACCTTTGTGGTGAGCGAGTAATTGTTGAGCATGCCCGCGGCCCACGACGAGATGGCAGTTACGGTTCTGGACGCA GTGGATATGGTTATAGAAGAAGTGGCCGAGATAAATACGGCCCTCCTACACGCACAGAATACAGACTTATTGTGGAGAATTTGTCAAGTCGGTGCAGCTGGCAAGACCTAAAG gatTATATGCGTCAGGCAGGAGAAGTGACTTATGCAGATGCCCACAAGGGACGGAAAAATGAAGGGGTGATTGAATTTGTGTCTTACTCTGATATGAAAAGAGCTTTGGAAAAGTTAGATGGAACGGAAGTCAATGGCAGAAAAATCAGATTAGTTGAAGACAAGCCTGGCTCCAGAAGACGCAGGTCCTACTCCAGGAGCCGCAGTCACTCAAG GTCTCGCTCTCGAAGCAGACACTCTCGTAAGAGCAGAAGCCGGAGCGGCAGCAGCAAAAGCAGTCATTCTAAGAGCAGATCCAGGTCCAG GTCAGGCTCCCGTTCCCGGAGCAAGAGCCGCAGCCGCAGCCAGAGCCGCAGCCGCAGCAAGAAGGAAAAGAGCCGCAGCCCCAGCAAGGACAAgagccgcagccgcagccgcagcGCCGACAAGCGCCGCAGCAAGAGCAAAGACCCGGCGGAGGAGAAGGTGCAGAACAGCGACCGCACTGGCAAGTCCAAGAGCCGCAGCCGCAGCCGGTGCAAGAGCAAGAGCCGCAGCCCCAGCCGGCGCAAGAGCAAGAGCCGCAGCCCCAGCCGGCGCAAGAGCAAGAGCCGCAGCCCCAGCCGGCGCAAGAGTAAGAGCCGCAGCCGCAGCCAGGAGAGGGGCGCGGAGGAGGCCCGGGGCAGCGCGAGCAGGAGCCGAAGCAAGGAGAAGAGCCTGCGCAAGAGCCGCAGCCGCAGCCAAGGGGgcagccgcagccgcagccgcagcaAAAGCAAGGacaagaggaaggggaggaagaggagccGGGAGGAgagccgcagccgcagccgcagcaAGAGTGagaggagccggaaacggggtgGCAAGCGAGACAGCAAGTCGGGCAGCGGCGGCGGGAGCGGCAGcagcaagaagaagaagaaggaagacgCGGACCGCTCGCAGTCCAGGTCACGCTCCCGCTCGGGCTCCAAGGAGAGGGAGCGTGCCAAGTCCGAGTCCGGCCAGAGGGAAGGCCGAGGGGAGGGTGAGGATGCCGGCGCCAATCAGGAGACCCGGTCCAGGTCGAGGTCCAATtccaaatcaaaaccaaaccTTCCATCAGAATCACGCTCCAGATCAAAGTCCGCCTCAAAAACCCGGTCTCGGTCCAGGTCTGGGTCCAGATCGCCCTCCCGATCTAGGTCCAGGTCTCACTCGAGGTCCTAA
- the SRSF4 gene encoding serine/arginine-rich splicing factor 4 isoform X2 encodes MLAEDCHVHIQRKACGTVLGQRYGFVEFDDLRDADDAVYELNGKDLCGERVIVEHARGPRRDGSYGSGRSGYGYRRSGRDKYGPPTRTEYRLIVENLSSRCSWQDLKDYMRQAGEVTYADAHKGRKNEGVIEFVSYSDMKRALEKLDGTEVNGRKIRLVEDKPGSRRRRSYSRSRSHSRSRSRSRHSRKSRSRSGSSKSSHSKSRSRSRSGSRSRSKSRSRSQSRSRSKKEKSRSPSKDKSRSRSRSADKRRSKSKDPAEEKVQNSDRTGKSKSRSRSRCKSKSRSPSRRKSKSRSPSRRKSKSRSPSRRKSKSRSRSQERGAEEARGSASRSRSKEKSLRKSRSRSQGGSRSRSRSKSKDKRKGRKRSREESRSRSRSKSERSRKRGGKRDSKSGSGGGSGSSKKKKKEDADRSQSRSRSRSGSKERERAKSESGQREGRGEGEDAGANQETRSRSRSNSKSKPNLPSESRSRSKSASKTRSRSRSGSRSPSRSRSRSHSRS; translated from the exons ATGTTGGCTGAGGACTGTCATGTCCACATACAAAGAAAAGCATGTGGCACAGTTTTAGGACAAAG ATATGGGTTTGTGGAGTTTGATGATCTGCGAGATGCAGATGATGCTGTTTATGAGCTGAATGGCAAAGACCTTTGTGGTGAGCGAGTAATTGTTGAGCATGCCCGCGGCCCACGACGAGATGGCAGTTACGGTTCTGGACGCA GTGGATATGGTTATAGAAGAAGTGGCCGAGATAAATACGGCCCTCCTACACGCACAGAATACAGACTTATTGTGGAGAATTTGTCAAGTCGGTGCAGCTGGCAAGACCTAAAG gatTATATGCGTCAGGCAGGAGAAGTGACTTATGCAGATGCCCACAAGGGACGGAAAAATGAAGGGGTGATTGAATTTGTGTCTTACTCTGATATGAAAAGAGCTTTGGAAAAGTTAGATGGAACGGAAGTCAATGGCAGAAAAATCAGATTAGTTGAAGACAAGCCTGGCTCCAGAAGACGCAGGTCCTACTCCAGGAGCCGCAGTCACTCAAG GTCTCGCTCTCGAAGCAGACACTCTCGTAAGAGCAGAAGCCGGAGCGGCAGCAGCAAAAGCAGTCATTCTAAGAGCAGATCCAGGTCCAG GTCAGGCTCCCGTTCCCGGAGCAAGAGCCGCAGCCGCAGCCAGAGCCGCAGCCGCAGCAAGAAGGAAAAGAGCCGCAGCCCCAGCAAGGACAAgagccgcagccgcagccgcagcGCCGACAAGCGCCGCAGCAAGAGCAAAGACCCGGCGGAGGAGAAGGTGCAGAACAGCGACCGCACTGGCAAGTCCAAGAGCCGCAGCCGCAGCCGGTGCAAGAGCAAGAGCCGCAGCCCCAGCCGGCGCAAGAGCAAGAGCCGCAGCCCCAGCCGGCGCAAGAGCAAGAGCCGCAGCCCCAGCCGGCGCAAGAGTAAGAGCCGCAGCCGCAGCCAGGAGAGGGGCGCGGAGGAGGCCCGGGGCAGCGCGAGCAGGAGCCGAAGCAAGGAGAAGAGCCTGCGCAAGAGCCGCAGCCGCAGCCAAGGGGgcagccgcagccgcagccgcagcaAAAGCAAGGacaagaggaaggggaggaagaggagccGGGAGGAgagccgcagccgcagccgcagcaAGAGTGagaggagccggaaacggggtgGCAAGCGAGACAGCAAGTCGGGCAGCGGCGGCGGGAGCGGCAGcagcaagaagaagaagaaggaagacgCGGACCGCTCGCAGTCCAGGTCACGCTCCCGCTCGGGCTCCAAGGAGAGGGAGCGTGCCAAGTCCGAGTCCGGCCAGAGGGAAGGCCGAGGGGAGGGTGAGGATGCCGGCGCCAATCAGGAGACCCGGTCCAGGTCGAGGTCCAATtccaaatcaaaaccaaaccTTCCATCAGAATCACGCTCCAGATCAAAGTCCGCCTCAAAAACCCGGTCTCGGTCCAGGTCTGGGTCCAGATCGCCCTCCCGATCTAGGTCCAGGTCTCACTCGAGGTCCTAA
- the SRSF4 gene encoding serine/arginine-rich splicing factor 4 isoform X3, translating to MRGSLNHCGPWLTKNRKPCDDRNLSPLDLGGGYGYRRSGRDKYGPPTRTEYRLIVENLSSRCSWQDLKDYMRQAGEVTYADAHKGRKNEGVIEFVSYSDMKRALEKLDGTEVNGRKIRLVEDKPGSRRRRSYSRSRSHSRSRSRSRHSRKSRSRSGSSKSSHSKSRSRSRSGSRSRSKSRSRSQSRSRSKKEKSRSPSKDKSRSRSRSADKRRSKSKDPAEEKVQNSDRTGKSKSRSRSRCKSKSRSPSRRKSKSRSPSRRKSKSRSPSRRKSKSRSRSQERGAEEARGSASRSRSKEKSLRKSRSRSQGGSRSRSRSKSKDKRKGRKRSREESRSRSRSKSERSRKRGGKRDSKSGSGGGSGSSKKKKKEDADRSQSRSRSRSGSKERERAKSESGQREGRGEGEDAGANQETRSRSRSNSKSKPNLPSESRSRSKSASKTRSRSRSGSRSPSRSRSRSHSRS from the exons ATGCGTGGCTCTTTGAACCATTGTGGCCCTTGGCTGACCAAAAACAGGAAGCCATGTGACGACCGCAACCTTTCCCCATTAGACCTGGGTG GTGGATATGGTTATAGAAGAAGTGGCCGAGATAAATACGGCCCTCCTACACGCACAGAATACAGACTTATTGTGGAGAATTTGTCAAGTCGGTGCAGCTGGCAAGACCTAAAG gatTATATGCGTCAGGCAGGAGAAGTGACTTATGCAGATGCCCACAAGGGACGGAAAAATGAAGGGGTGATTGAATTTGTGTCTTACTCTGATATGAAAAGAGCTTTGGAAAAGTTAGATGGAACGGAAGTCAATGGCAGAAAAATCAGATTAGTTGAAGACAAGCCTGGCTCCAGAAGACGCAGGTCCTACTCCAGGAGCCGCAGTCACTCAAG GTCTCGCTCTCGAAGCAGACACTCTCGTAAGAGCAGAAGCCGGAGCGGCAGCAGCAAAAGCAGTCATTCTAAGAGCAGATCCAGGTCCAG GTCAGGCTCCCGTTCCCGGAGCAAGAGCCGCAGCCGCAGCCAGAGCCGCAGCCGCAGCAAGAAGGAAAAGAGCCGCAGCCCCAGCAAGGACAAgagccgcagccgcagccgcagcGCCGACAAGCGCCGCAGCAAGAGCAAAGACCCGGCGGAGGAGAAGGTGCAGAACAGCGACCGCACTGGCAAGTCCAAGAGCCGCAGCCGCAGCCGGTGCAAGAGCAAGAGCCGCAGCCCCAGCCGGCGCAAGAGCAAGAGCCGCAGCCCCAGCCGGCGCAAGAGCAAGAGCCGCAGCCCCAGCCGGCGCAAGAGTAAGAGCCGCAGCCGCAGCCAGGAGAGGGGCGCGGAGGAGGCCCGGGGCAGCGCGAGCAGGAGCCGAAGCAAGGAGAAGAGCCTGCGCAAGAGCCGCAGCCGCAGCCAAGGGGgcagccgcagccgcagccgcagcaAAAGCAAGGacaagaggaaggggaggaagaggagccGGGAGGAgagccgcagccgcagccgcagcaAGAGTGagaggagccggaaacggggtgGCAAGCGAGACAGCAAGTCGGGCAGCGGCGGCGGGAGCGGCAGcagcaagaagaagaagaaggaagacgCGGACCGCTCGCAGTCCAGGTCACGCTCCCGCTCGGGCTCCAAGGAGAGGGAGCGTGCCAAGTCCGAGTCCGGCCAGAGGGAAGGCCGAGGGGAGGGTGAGGATGCCGGCGCCAATCAGGAGACCCGGTCCAGGTCGAGGTCCAATtccaaatcaaaaccaaaccTTCCATCAGAATCACGCTCCAGATCAAAGTCCGCCTCAAAAACCCGGTCTCGGTCCAGGTCTGGGTCCAGATCGCCCTCCCGATCTAGGTCCAGGTCTCACTCGAGGTCCTAA